The Mycolicibacterium monacense genome contains the following window.
GGGGAAGTGCCCACAGAAGATGACCACGTACGCCCACAGGTTGCGCAGCACGTTGGCCGCGACGTTGGCCAGCAGTGTCCGCCGGAACCGCCGTCCGCTGAGCGCGGGCAGGACCACGTAGTCCTTGCCGACCTGGCGTGCGACCTTGGCCAGCAGTTCCCGGCCGCCCTTCGAACCGCCGACGAGCAGTGCGCGGTCCCGGCTCGAGTGCAGACCGTGCAGCGCGATGCCCCACTCGAAGATCAACGCCAGCAACACGTTTCGTACAGGCGCCGCGAGGTAGTCCGGCTTCCACTCCTGGTCGGGGGACACCCGCAGCACGCCGAAACCCAGATCGTCGTCCACGCCGATGATGTTGTTGTACACGTGGTGGGTGTAGTTGTGCGAGTAGCGCCACTGGGACGACAGACCCGCCATATCCCATTCCCAGGTGTTCGAGTGGATCTCCGGATCGTTCATCCAGTCCCACTGCCCGTGCCCGACGTTGTGGCCGATCTCCATGTTCTCGATGCTCTTGGCGGTCGCGAGCGCGACGGTGCCCAGCACCCAGCCCACCTTCCCGCGGCTGCGGTGGATCAGGATCCGGGCGGCCGCGTCGAGCAGACGCTGAGCACGGATCGTGCGGCGGATGTAGGCGGCGTCGCGGGCACCCAGTGAGGCCTCGACGTCGGTGCGGATGGCGTCGAGCTCCGTTGCGAGTGCTTCGACATCCGCCTCGCTCAGATGCGCGTAGGCGGCGACGTCCGTTATTGCCACATGAGTCCTCGGGTCGGTGGGGGAGTACACACTCGCATGTGTGTTGCGCCCCGTGGTCAGGACCGGCTCCTCGAGGTGAGTCTACGGACCCGGCGGCCTCAGGTGAGAACGACCTCGTCACCCTCGACCGCGACGGGCCGGCTCTTCAACGGTTCGGTCGCCGGCCCCTTGACGACCGAACCGTCCAGGCCGAAGCGGCTGCCGTGGCAGGGGCAGACGATCTCGCCGCCGACCACCTCGGACACCTTGCAGCCCTTGTGGGTGCACACGTTCGACAATCCGGTGAACGCACCCGGCGTCGGCTGCGTCACGACCAGGTCCTCCAGGACGACACCCGAACCGACGGGGACGTCGGCGACCTTCACAAGGGATTCGCCGGCGGACGCGCCGGCGTCGGGTGACTCGGCCGGCTGCTCGGCCGGCGCCTCACCACCGGAACCGCACGCGCTCAACGCCGCGGCCAGGGTGCCCACCCCGGCTCCGACAACGACCTGCCGCCGCGACATGTTCGACGTCTCGAATTCCATGGGCCCTGCCTTTCCGCTCAGAAGGCCGATGACGGAGATGATTCCCGGCCGCGGCCGCCGATGGGTCGACAACCGCGTTTTTCGTCACCGTCACCGCACTGTCTGACGACGCTCGGCGAGGACTTCGTCGATCACCGCGGCGATCTCGGCCACTCCGTCGCGGCGTGTGAAGGCGACCTCGAGCCGTCGGGCGTTCTCCCGGTAGTGCGCGCGGTCGAGCACGTCGCGGACCGCCGAGCGGATCGCACCGGGAGTCGGCGTGCCGGTGCGCAGGTCGACACCGGCACCGGTCCAGGCGACGCGCGCGGCGACCTCCGGCTTGTCCTCGGTGTCGCCCGCGACCACGAGCGGCACGCCGAGGGACAGCGCGCGCTGCACCGCACCGAACCCGCCGTTGGTGACCATCACGTCGACCTTCGGAAGCAACACGTCATGCGGAATGAATTCGGCCACATGGGTATTCGTCGGCAGGGCGGTGTGAGGTACGGAAAGTCCACGGCCACCGGTGGTGACCACCACGGTGACTTCCTCACCGGCCAGCGCCTCGACGGTCGGCAGCAGTAGCCGCCGGGGGTCGGCGTTGTCGACGGTGCCCTGGGTGACGTGCACCACCGGGCGTCCGCCGTCGAGCGCCCCCCACCACGGGGGCGGGGTGAACGTCTGCGTCCGTGCGGGATGCACAGCGCCCACGTAGCGCACATGAGGCGGCAGATCGCCGCGCGGATAGTCGAATTCGGGGACGGTAGGGGCGATGAAGCGGTCGGCGAGCAACGCGGCGTCGGTGACGAACATCGGCAGCGGGCGGCTGTTCATCCGGTGCAGCGCCTCGTCGGCGGCCCGGTGGCAGCCTCGCAGGAGGACCCGGTGCGTCAGCGTGGTCAGCGCCGAGTTGCGCAGCCACCCGAGCGGGCTCGACGACGGCGGCAGACCCAACCCCGGAGGAGCGGTGTCCCGGCTGCTGATCAACAGCGGCGTGGTCGAGTAGGCCAGCACCGGTGGGCGGGCGGCGTGTTCACCGAGCAGGAACGGCAGGATGCCCAGGAACATCGCGTCGACGATGACGGCGTCATACCGTGTCTCGGCGAACGCCTCGGCCAGGGCTGCCGCCTGATGGGGCAATGGGGTCACGAAGACGTTGGTGATGTCGAAGTCGACCCGTTTGATGCCGGACGTCTTCTCGCGCCCGGGGAGGCTTTCGTTGAGCCGGCTCTCGTCGATGTCGGTCTGCGGCGGCAGGGCGCGGGGTCGTGCCCCGGCCGCGCGGATCATCCCGGCGCGCGCGGCCGAGGTCAGGACCGTGACCCGGTCACCGCGGTCGACGAGGCCGCGGGCGAGGTTGAGCAACGGCCCGAGGTGGCCTATCGGCGACATGGACGCGATCAGTACTTCCGGCATCTCGAACTCCTGGCTTGGCGGTGTCCATCGGACTTCGATGGTCAGCCAGGTGACGGCGTACGGACTTGGAGGTTTCGTGGAGATCGCGTGGAGATCAGCGGGTGATGCGGTCCGGCCGGGTGTAGACGTTCATCGACTGGCCGCGCAGGAAGGCCACCAGCGTGAGGCCGGACTGGCCGGCCAGGTCGACCGCCAGCGACGACGGCGCCGATACCGCGGCGAGCACCGGGATACCCGCCATGACGGCCTTCTGCGTCAGCTCGAAGGATGCCCGGCCGCTGACCAGAAGCACCGTTCCGGTCAGGGGGATGCGGTCGGCCTCGAGTGCCCAGCCGATCACCTTGTCGACGGCGTTGTGCCTACCGACATCCTCGCGCACGACGAGCATCCCGCCGTCGGCGGTGAACAGCGCGGCGCCGTGCAGCCCGCCGGTGGTGGCGAACACCTTCTGCGCCGCCCGTAGCCGATCCGGCAGTGCGGACAACGTGTCGGCGCCCACCCGGGTGGGGTCGTCTCCGGGTCCGTGTCGGCTGATGAGTTGCACGGCCTCCAGGGAGGCCTTGCCGCACACCCCGCACGACGAGGTGGAATAGAAGTTGCGCCGCAGATCCGGACTGGGTGCGGACACGTGCGGCGCCAACGCCACGTCGAGCACGTTGTAGGTGTTGACGCCGTCATCGCCCGCGCCGCGGCAGTACCGCACCGTCAGCACGTCGTCGCGGTGCCCGATGATTCCTTCGGTGAGCAGAAAGCCTTGTGCCAGTTCGACATCCGACCCGGGTGTACGCATCGTGACGGTGAGTGGTTCGCCCCCGACGCGGATCTCGAGTGGCTCTTCGACCGCCAGCGTCTCGGGCCGCGCGACGCTGGTTTCGGCGGTGATGTGGTGTATGCGCCGCCGCGCGGTGACACGACCCATGCCTCCAGCCTAGGAGGTGACGTCGATGATCTGGACCACGCCTCCGGTCACACCGGCGACGAACAGCCTGCCGGTCGTGGGGTCGACGGCGACGGTGTAGGGATTCTGCACCGTCGGGAACCGCGCCACCTCCCGCGGCGTCGGTTCGGCCATGTCGTACCCGACGACCTCGTTGGTGCCCGAGGACGCCACCCACACCCGGTCGTGGTTCGGGTCATAGGTGATGCCGTAGGGCCCGCCGGGCTGTGCCGCCAGCCCCACTTCTCGCGGCTCCGGCCGCGGCGTGAACACGCGCACGGCGTCACCGCGGGTGTCGGTCACGATCAGCCGGCCGTGCTTGTCGGCGACCTGGTGGGTCGGTCCTTCGCCGGCGGTTGTTGCACCGACGATCGTCAGCTCTTCGGTGTCGTAGACGGTGAGGTCGTTCTTGCGGACGTCGAGCAACCCCATCGAGTCGCCGACCGGCGCGAGACCGGCGGGCTGGACACTGTCGGTGAACACCTTGACGATCTCGTCGCCGCGCAGGACGGTCACCGTCCCGCCGAGTTCGTTGGCCACGAAGACCGTGCCGTTGGGGGCTTCGGACGCGTCGTGCGGGAACGTGCCGGTGACGATCTGCGACTGGGACTCGCCACCGGGCAGCGCGACGCGAATGAGCGCGTCGGCACTTTCGACGGGGACCAGCACCGGGCCGCCGGGCCGCGCCAGCTGCAGGTGACGGCCGAACCCGGGCAGCGCGGTACGGCCGGTGACCTCTCCGGTATCGGCGTCGAGAAGTACCAGCTCGTCGGGCTGACGTTTCAGTACGGCGACGGTGCGCGTCTGCGCGTCGACGACGATGCCCTCCGGCTGGGCTCCGACCGCGACGGTGCGACCGGGCACGGGTGTCGTCGGGGCCGGCGCCCGCTGTGGTTCGGCCGGTGGCGGCAGCCCCTCGACGGGTGGGCGGCTGCCTTCGGTCGGCACTCCGGACGGCAGCAGCCCGGTGGTCGTCGCGGTGGCGGCGGACGTCGACGGTGGTTGCGCCGACTGTTCCGACGCGCACCCGCCGACCACGGTGAGGACGGCGGCCGCGGCCGCGGCGGCGCGGAGCAGGGCCATGGTGGTGCGGTACCCGCTCGCCGACGCTGACGCGCGCGCCGGCGATGACGCGATGGTGACGGCTGTTCCGCGCGGCGGTCAGTCGGCGCCGGGCACAGATCCCCGGGCCGGCTGCAGGTAGGTGACGATCGCGTTGGTCAGTCCGCGCCGGGCGAGGTCCAGGTCGTAGTACGAACCGAGTTGGCGCTCGGAGACCAGACCGCGCATCGCGCCGGGGATGAACGAGGCGACTTCGCGGACACGCTCGGGGTCGACGTCGACATCGGCGAACGCGGTCTGACAGGCCGCGATCCAGCTCTGGCCCCACGACTGCAGTTCGGCCGCGGTCCGAGGGTAGAGCCGTTCCAGTTCGGCGCCGTCGCGTGGCAGCGCCGCGCGCAGCGTCTCGATCGCGCGGGAGTCCGGAGCGGACAGACCGTCGAAGAGCACGTCGATGATGGCGGCGACCCGTGCCCGCAGGGGCGCTTCGGGTGTGGTGCTCGACCTGCCGATGAGCGTCCTCGCGAAGAGCGCCGGGGCGAGTTGTCCGCGGCGCTCGGCGGTGCGCGCGAGCACGGCCGCCCAGAGCCCGTCGATGTCCCCGAACTGGTACTTCACCGCACCCCAGGTGGCACCGGCGTCCTTGGCGATGCGGTTGGCCGACGCCGCGGTGGCGTCACCCGTGGCGAGAGTCCGCAGCGCGGCGTCGAGCATCGCCTCACGGGTGGCCTGTCCGCGCCGGTTCGGGCGCCGGTTCACCTCTACCACTTGACGAATCGTAGAGCCCTCTGTGATTCTTGTCCAATGGCCAAACCGCCGTTGTCGATGAAGCCGACCGGCTGGTTCTGCGTGGCGTGGTCGGACGAGGTCGGCGTCGGGGACGTGCGCGCGATGCACTACTTCGGCGAGGAGATGGTGGCCTGGCGCACACAGTCGGGCCGCGTCACCGTGATGAACGCCTACTGCGAACACCTCGGCGCGCACCTCGGCCACGGCGGTCACGTGGTCGACGAGGTCATCCAGTGCCCGTTCCACGGCTGGCAGTGGAACGCCGAGGGTCGCAACGTCTGCATCCCGTATCAGGACCGGCCCAACCGCGGCAGGCGGATGCGGACCTACCCGGTGGTCGAGCGCAACGACGCCATCTGGATCTGGCACGACGTCGACGGCCGCGAACCCTTCTTCGACGCCCCCGACGTGTTCGCCTCGTTCGCCGACGGCAGCAGCGCCGCGGGCTACTACCCGCAGCAGCGGCTCTTCCGCGGGTCGCTGGAGATGCACCCGCAGTACGTCCTCGAGAACGGCGTCGACTTCGCGCATTTCAAGTACGTGCACCAGACGCCGATCGTCCCGGTGTTCACCCGTCACGACTTCTCCGCACCCGTGTCCTACGTCGACTTCACCATCACGTTCGAAGGTGACGAGGGTCAGTCCATCGACGATGTGCGCAGCGGCGTCGAGGCCATCAACGGCGGGCTGGGCATCGCGGTGACCAAGAGCTGGGGGATGGTCGACAACCGCACGATCTCGGCGGTCACCCCCGTCGACGAGCGCACCTCCGATGTCCGGTTCATGGTCTACATCGGACGCACTCCCGGTCGAGACGACCAGCGGGCCGCGGACAAGGCGCGCGGCTTCGGCGAGGAGGTCATCCGGCAGTTCGCCCAGGACATCCACATCTGGAGCCACCAGCGCTACTCCGATCCGCCCGCGCTGGCGACCGCCGAGTTCGAGGGTTTCACCGCGATCCGCCAGTGGGCCAAGCAGTTCTACCCGGACGGCATCGGTGGCAGCGCCGCCGAAGTCCACGCCGCACTACAGAAGGGCTGAATCACCATGTCCGACAGGCTTTCCCCGATCCGGGTCTTCCAGGTCGCGACCGGCAACGTCGGCACCGAGATGATCAAGCGGCTGCAGCACCGGCCCGACCTCGAACTGGTCGGCCTGCACTGCTACACACCGGACAAGATCGGCCGCGACGCCGGCGAGATCGCCGGCATCGACCCGATCGGCGTGACCGCCACCGGTTCGGTCGACGAGATCATCGCGGCACGGCCCGACGTCTTGACGTTTCATGGCGTGTTCCCCGACGAGGACCTCTACGTCAAGGTCCTCGAGGCCGGCATCGACATCGTCACCACCGCCGACTGGATCACCGGATGGCACCGCGACCACAACCACCCGCACCCGTCGGGGAGACCGGTCACCCAGGTCCTGGCGGAAGCGGCCGCACGTGGTGGTTCCACGTTCTACGGCACCGGGATGAACCCCGGCGTGAACCAGATCCTCGGGGTCGTGTGCTCCGCCGACGTCGCCGAGATCGAGAACGTCACGACCATCGAGTCGGTCGACGTGTCGTGCCACCACAGCAGGGACACCTGGATCGAGGTCGGCTACGGCCAACCCGTCGACGATCCGGACATCCCGGGCAAGTTGGAGAAGTACACGCGCGTCTTCGCCGACAGCGTGCTGATGATGGCCGACTGCTTCGGCCTGCAACTCGACGAGGTGACCTTCTCCTACGAGCTCGGTGCCTGCACCAAGGACGTCGACCTCGGTTGGTACCAGCTGCCGAAGGGATCGCTCGGGGGCAACTACATCAAGTACCAGGGCATGGTGGACGGGGTGCCCCGCGTCGAGACGCACCTCGAGTGGCAGATGACCCCGTACACCGACCCCAGCTGGGACATCAAGGGCTGCTACATCACCCAGATCAAGGGCGATCCGTGCATCTACAACAAACACATGATCTTCCCGAAGCCCGGCGTGGACCTGTCCGACCCCGCATCGTTCGCCTCGATCGGCATGACCGTCACCGGGCTTCCCGCGCTCAACGCGATCGCCTCCGTCGTCGCCGCCCCGCCCGGACTGTTGACCAGCGCCGATCTACCGCTGCGCGGGTTCGCGGGCCGGTTCAAGATCTGACGCGCCGAATCCGCAACACACTGTTCACCGATCCGATGCCGACGTCACATGCGCGCCGGCGTGCCGACCGGGCCGGGATCTGCACAATTGAGGCATGGACGTCGAATCCGACTGGTCGCGTACGCCGGCCTGGCGCGACCCGCTGTCGGCCGGGTGGCGTGCGCACCGCCAGATCCTCATGCTCCGGTTCCGGTGGACCGAGCGCCGTCACTCGTCACCGCGCGGCGGTCGCCGGCCGTAGATCCACCGCCTCAAACTGTGCTAGCCGACAGCTACCGGTGGGTAACTTTTTCTTAGGAGAATCGCGTTCTCCAAACGTGACGAAGACCACACATCGCCGTGTTCCGGGTGGGCTTCACCGCGCTGAACAGCGCATTCAATCCACCCTGCCCGGCGTGGCGGTGTGCCGTGTGGTACCGGGTTGCCTAAGAACAGTGCAATAATCGGTACTAAGAGTGACATCAACTTCTATTCGAACGTATGTGGGTCGTCCGCCGACGGCGCGCCGCAGCGCCCGCGAACTGGTGGACCCGCTGCTCACAGTGGGAAAGGCAGGGGGATGGGGCTGAACGGCAACGGCGCCGCACCGCGGCAGAAGCTCGAGAAGGTCGTCATCCGGTTCGCCGGTGACTCCGGTGACGGTATGCAGCTCACGGGTGACCGGTTCACCTCCGAGGCGGCGCTGTTCGGAAACGACCTCGCGACCCAGCCGAACTATCCCGCCGAGATCCGCGCCCCCCAGGGCACCCTGCCCGGTGTCTCGTCGTTCCAGATCCAGATCGCCGACTACGACATCCTCACCGCCGGCGACCGGCCCGACGTGCTGGTGGCGATGAACCCGGCGGCGCTCAAGGCCAACGTCTCCGACCTGCCCCGCGGCGGCCTGATCATCGCCAACTCCGACGAGTTCACCAAGCGCAACCTGGCCAAGGTCGGCTACGACGCCAACCCGCTGGAGACCGACGAGCTGTCCGACTACGTCGTGCAGGCCGTCCCGA
Protein-coding sequences here:
- the fdhD gene encoding formate dehydrogenase accessory sulfurtransferase FdhD; this translates as MGRVTARRRIHHITAETSVARPETLAVEEPLEIRVGGEPLTVTMRTPGSDVELAQGFLLTEGIIGHRDDVLTVRYCRGAGDDGVNTYNVLDVALAPHVSAPSPDLRRNFYSTSSCGVCGKASLEAVQLISRHGPGDDPTRVGADTLSALPDRLRAAQKVFATTGGLHGAALFTADGGMLVVREDVGRHNAVDKVIGWALEADRIPLTGTVLLVSGRASFELTQKAVMAGIPVLAAVSAPSSLAVDLAGQSGLTLVAFLRGQSMNVYTRPDRITR
- a CDS encoding NHL repeat-containing protein — encoded protein: MALLRAAAAAAAVLTVVGGCASEQSAQPPSTSAATATTTGLLPSGVPTEGSRPPVEGLPPPAEPQRAPAPTTPVPGRTVAVGAQPEGIVVDAQTRTVAVLKRQPDELVLLDADTGEVTGRTALPGFGRHLQLARPGGPVLVPVESADALIRVALPGGESQSQIVTGTFPHDASEAPNGTVFVANELGGTVTVLRGDEIVKVFTDSVQPAGLAPVGDSMGLLDVRKNDLTVYDTEELTIVGATTAGEGPTHQVADKHGRLIVTDTRGDAVRVFTPRPEPREVGLAAQPGGPYGITYDPNHDRVWVASSGTNEVVGYDMAEPTPREVARFPTVQNPYTVAVDPTTGRLFVAGVTGGVVQIIDVTS
- a CDS encoding NAD(P)H-dependent amine dehydrogenase family protein — protein: MSDRLSPIRVFQVATGNVGTEMIKRLQHRPDLELVGLHCYTPDKIGRDAGEIAGIDPIGVTATGSVDEIIAARPDVLTFHGVFPDEDLYVKVLEAGIDIVTTADWITGWHRDHNHPHPSGRPVTQVLAEAAARGGSTFYGTGMNPGVNQILGVVCSADVAEIENVTTIESVDVSCHHSRDTWIEVGYGQPVDDPDIPGKLEKYTRVFADSVLMMADCFGLQLDEVTFSYELGACTKDVDLGWYQLPKGSLGGNYIKYQGMVDGVPRVETHLEWQMTPYTDPSWDIKGCYITQIKGDPCIYNKHMIFPKPGVDLSDPASFASIGMTVTGLPALNAIASVVAAPPGLLTSADLPLRGFAGRFKI
- a CDS encoding fatty acid desaturase family protein, with the translated sequence MAITDVAAYAHLSEADVEALATELDAIRTDVEASLGARDAAYIRRTIRAQRLLDAAARILIHRSRGKVGWVLGTVALATAKSIENMEIGHNVGHGQWDWMNDPEIHSNTWEWDMAGLSSQWRYSHNYTHHVYNNIIGVDDDLGFGVLRVSPDQEWKPDYLAAPVRNVLLALIFEWGIALHGLHSSRDRALLVGGSKGGRELLAKVARQVGKDYVVLPALSGRRFRRTLLANVAANVLRNLWAYVVIFCGHFPDGADKFDPAVLEDETRGAWYLRQMLGSANFHAGPAMGFMSGHLCYQIEHHLFPDLPSNRLAQIADRVRALCDKYDLPYTTGPLSRQYLQTFRTIHRYALPNRFTVAKMH
- a CDS encoding TetR/AcrR family transcriptional regulator, encoding MNRRPNRRGQATREAMLDAALRTLATGDATAASANRIAKDAGATWGAVKYQFGDIDGLWAAVLARTAERRGQLAPALFARTLIGRSSTTPEAPLRARVAAIIDVLFDGLSAPDSRAIETLRAALPRDGAELERLYPRTAAELQSWGQSWIAACQTAFADVDVDPERVREVASFIPGAMRGLVSERQLGSYYDLDLARRGLTNAIVTYLQPARGSVPGAD
- a CDS encoding nucleotide disphospho-sugar-binding domain-containing protein, with amino-acid sequence MPEVLIASMSPIGHLGPLLNLARGLVDRGDRVTVLTSAARAGMIRAAGARPRALPPQTDIDESRLNESLPGREKTSGIKRVDFDITNVFVTPLPHQAAALAEAFAETRYDAVIVDAMFLGILPFLLGEHAARPPVLAYSTTPLLISSRDTAPPGLGLPPSSSPLGWLRNSALTTLTHRVLLRGCHRAADEALHRMNSRPLPMFVTDAALLADRFIAPTVPEFDYPRGDLPPHVRYVGAVHPARTQTFTPPPWWGALDGGRPVVHVTQGTVDNADPRRLLLPTVEALAGEEVTVVVTTGGRGLSVPHTALPTNTHVAEFIPHDVLLPKVDVMVTNGGFGAVQRALSLGVPLVVAGDTEDKPEVAARVAWTGAGVDLRTGTPTPGAIRSAVRDVLDRAHYRENARRLEVAFTRRDGVAEIAAVIDEVLAERRQTVR
- a CDS encoding Rieske 2Fe-2S domain-containing protein codes for the protein MAKPPLSMKPTGWFCVAWSDEVGVGDVRAMHYFGEEMVAWRTQSGRVTVMNAYCEHLGAHLGHGGHVVDEVIQCPFHGWQWNAEGRNVCIPYQDRPNRGRRMRTYPVVERNDAIWIWHDVDGREPFFDAPDVFASFADGSSAAGYYPQQRLFRGSLEMHPQYVLENGVDFAHFKYVHQTPIVPVFTRHDFSAPVSYVDFTITFEGDEGQSIDDVRSGVEAINGGLGIAVTKSWGMVDNRTISAVTPVDERTSDVRFMVYIGRTPGRDDQRAADKARGFGEEVIRQFAQDIHIWSHQRYSDPPALATAEFEGFTAIRQWAKQFYPDGIGGSAAEVHAALQKG
- a CDS encoding QcrA and Rieske domain-containing protein, which gives rise to MEFETSNMSRRQVVVGAGVGTLAAALSACGSGGEAPAEQPAESPDAGASAGESLVKVADVPVGSGVVLEDLVVTQPTPGAFTGLSNVCTHKGCKVSEVVGGEIVCPCHGSRFGLDGSVVKGPATEPLKSRPVAVEGDEVVLT